The proteins below are encoded in one region of Chroicocephalus ridibundus chromosome 9, bChrRid1.1, whole genome shotgun sequence:
- the NMB gene encoding neuromedin-B — protein MAALRCLLLLLCGAALGPAVHLDFAEHRSQAAKIKVNPRGNLWATGHFMGKKSVTGSPHLESPEEPAVPMVFGPSLRALLEDMMELLTRELLKILLQERLLDENQGKYDLTDQETGLLTKVLEKYFSN, from the exons GGCGCTgcgctgcctcctgctgctgctctgcggcGCCGCGCTGGGGCCCGCCGTACACCTCGACTTCGCCGAGCACCGCAGCCAGGCGGCCAAGATCAAGGTCAACCCCCGCGGCAACCTCTGGGCCACAG GTCACTTCATGGGGAAGAAGAGTGTCACGGGCTCCCCGCACCTGGAGTCGCCGGAGGAGCCTGCAGTGCCGATGGTCTTCGGTCCCTCTCTCAGAGCCCTGCTGGAGGACATGATGGAACTGCTTACCCGCGAGCTCCTGAAAATCCTCTTGCAAGAGAGACTTTTGGATGAGAACCAAGGGAAATATGACCTCACTGACCAG GAGACAGGGCTTTTAACAAAGGTGCTGGAGAAGTatttttcaaactga